A single region of the Prevotella sp. HUN102 genome encodes:
- a CDS encoding L-lactate permease, whose translation MSALISIIPIVLLFVLMLGFNMAGHKSAIITLAVTVLLGLFVAPELSIIPETYAGSSVYGLVGWSLAEGVLKAVFPILIIILMAIYSYNILVESKQIEVNKNQFTSISDDKGIIVLMLVWGFGGILEGMAGFGTAVAIPAAILIGLGFKPLFSALVSLLANTVPTIFGAVGVPVTTLCNEVTVGGAASPERISEVASMAVLQLSPLFFLLPFIILMLTDRKAIVKNIVLTLAVGSVSLGVQYVCAKYLGAETPAIIGSIAAIIVILVFAKLMPKKESEAVRSEKKRYTLGETFKAWSVYLFILAFILLSGALCPPINNFLKSNLVSQVPLPAIGSTFKFGWISNAGLMLFLGATIGGLIQGMSFGKLMVVLARTVVNLRKTVITIISLISLASIMNYSGMIGAIASGLVSLTGVFYPFFAPLIGAIGTFVTGSDTSANILFAKLQANVAGHLGFDPTQANWLVAANTTGASGGKMISPQSIAVATAACNMQGKDGEILKSAIPYAIGYIVIAGLMVYWGC comes from the coding sequence ATGTCGGCATTAATATCAATCATTCCTATCGTGCTGCTTTTCGTTCTTATGCTGGGCTTCAATATGGCCGGCCACAAAAGCGCAATCATTACCCTCGCAGTAACTGTTCTTTTAGGTTTATTCGTTGCCCCGGAATTGAGCATCATTCCTGAAACCTATGCCGGAAGCAGCGTCTATGGACTTGTAGGGTGGAGCTTGGCAGAGGGTGTTCTGAAGGCTGTTTTTCCCATTCTCATCATTATTCTGATGGCGATTTACAGTTACAACATCCTTGTTGAGAGCAAACAAATAGAGGTTAACAAAAATCAGTTCACGTCTATTTCCGATGATAAAGGCATCATTGTCTTGATGCTCGTGTGGGGATTCGGAGGCATTCTTGAAGGAATGGCAGGTTTCGGAACGGCAGTTGCCATTCCCGCAGCTATCCTTATCGGATTGGGATTCAAGCCTTTGTTCTCTGCTCTCGTATCGTTACTTGCCAATACCGTGCCCACTATCTTCGGAGCAGTAGGCGTTCCGGTTACAACGCTGTGCAACGAGGTTACCGTGGGTGGTGCAGCATCGCCTGAAAGAATTAGCGAAGTGGCGAGTATGGCAGTTCTTCAACTTTCGCCGTTGTTCTTTCTCTTGCCATTCATCATCCTGATGCTGACAGACAGAAAAGCTATCGTGAAGAATATCGTGCTCACACTTGCCGTTGGTTCGGTATCGCTCGGCGTACAATACGTTTGTGCAAAATATCTTGGTGCAGAAACGCCCGCCATTATCGGCTCTATTGCAGCCATCATTGTAATTCTGGTCTTTGCAAAGCTGATGCCCAAGAAAGAAAGCGAAGCAGTAAGGTCAGAAAAGAAACGCTACACGCTGGGCGAAACCTTCAAGGCTTGGAGCGTTTATCTGTTCATTTTGGCATTCATTCTTCTTTCGGGTGCGCTGTGTCCTCCTATTAACAATTTCCTGAAATCCAACTTAGTGAGTCAAGTTCCTCTTCCTGCCATTGGCTCAACGTTCAAGTTCGGATGGATCAGCAATGCAGGCTTGATGCTTTTCCTCGGTGCCACTATCGGTGGATTGATTCAGGGGATGAGTTTCGGAAAGCTGATGGTAGTGTTGGCGCGTACAGTGGTTAATCTGCGTAAAACCGTCATCACAATTATAAGTCTCATATCTTTGGCTTCGATAATGAATTACAGTGGTATGATCGGAGCTATTGCGAGTGGATTGGTCAGCCTGACGGGTGTCTTTTATCCGTTCTTTGCACCATTGATTGGTGCAATCGGCACTTTCGTAACAGGTTCCGACACATCGGCAAACATTCTTTTTGCCAAATTGCAGGCCAATGTTGCAGGCCATTTGGGCTTCGATCCTACCCAGGCCAACTGGCTCGTGGCTGCGAACACAACGGGTGCATCGGGTGGAAAGATGATTTCGCCACAGAGTATAGCCGTTGCAACTGCTGCCTGCAATATGCAGGGAAAGGATGGAGAGATATTGAAGTCTGCCATTCCTTACGCCATAGGCTATATCGTAATAGCAGGCTTGATGGTATATTGGGGCTGTTAG
- a CDS encoding iron ABC transporter permease — MIRGTRIFIFLPLCIILLFALNLYIGSVQIPFGDVVDILTGKFEGKESWLYIIIENRLPQALTAMFCGGALSVSGLMLQTAFRNPLAGPDVFGINSGAGLGVALVMLLLGGNVSTAFFSVSGFMAVLLAAFVGAMAVTALIFFFSLIVRNSVLLLIIGIMIGYLSSSVVSLLNFFATDEGVKSYIMWGMGNFGGVSMKHIPMFVAIISFGILCSLLLMKPLNALLLGPQYAESLGINTRRVRNYLLVVTGLLSAITTAFCGPIAFIGLAVPHIARLLLTTENHRMLLPSTILCGALTALLCNIICYLPGEAGIIPLNAVTPLIGAPVVIYVLMKSKG, encoded by the coding sequence ATGATTAGAGGAACTCGTATCTTCATATTCTTGCCACTGTGCATTATTCTTTTATTTGCATTGAATCTTTATATTGGTTCGGTGCAGATACCCTTTGGAGATGTGGTTGATATACTTACGGGAAAATTTGAAGGCAAGGAGAGTTGGCTATACATTATCATAGAAAACCGTTTGCCACAAGCCTTGACGGCAATGTTTTGTGGAGGAGCACTCTCTGTTAGTGGACTGATGCTGCAAACAGCCTTTCGCAATCCCTTAGCAGGGCCTGATGTGTTCGGCATTAATTCAGGAGCGGGACTTGGAGTAGCCCTTGTTATGCTCTTATTAGGGGGAAACGTGTCTACTGCTTTTTTCTCCGTTTCGGGCTTTATGGCAGTTCTTCTGGCTGCATTTGTGGGGGCAATGGCCGTTACGGCACTGATATTCTTCTTTTCATTAATTGTCAGAAACAGCGTCTTGCTGCTGATAATCGGAATAATGATTGGCTATTTGTCTTCATCAGTAGTGTCATTGCTCAACTTCTTTGCTACTGATGAAGGTGTAAAAAGCTATATAATGTGGGGAATGGGTAACTTTGGAGGCGTTTCAATGAAGCATATTCCAATGTTTGTTGCCATTATCTCATTCGGAATATTATGTTCACTCCTGTTGATGAAACCACTCAACGCCTTACTCTTAGGCCCTCAATATGCCGAAAGTCTGGGAATAAACACACGCCGTGTGCGAAACTATCTATTGGTGGTAACCGGACTTTTATCAGCCATTACCACAGCCTTTTGTGGTCCAATTGCTTTCATAGGATTGGCAGTACCTCATATTGCACGCCTTCTATTAACGACAGAGAATCATCGAATGCTATTGCCTTCAACGATTCTCTGCGGTGCTTTGACAGCACTTCTTTGTAATATTATCTGTTATTTACCGGGCGAGGCAGGCATCATTCCCTTGAATGCCGTAACTCCACTCATCGGAGCACCCGTGGTAATCTATGTCTTGATGAAATCAAAAGGCTGA
- a CDS encoding ABC transporter substrate-binding protein produces the protein MQKLLVVYTLLLCLFCGCTNNAVKNEKSDASDSTLSFKYAQNIKMERVDDGIKVSLDNPWKKGEVLHTYYLVDDVSKAPSDGTAIKIPLQRGVFFTTAHANLMEMLKNPKVIAGIADAKYMLIPDVQARIKSKEIVDCGDGMKPDIEKIIDMKPDVLLLSPFENSGGYGKLDGLNIPIIECADYMETSALGRAEWMKFYGMLFGCEDEANALFAEVEKNYMAAKNAASNAKETRSVLPDRMVGSVWYLPGGESSVGLLYKDVGGNYAFSNDKSSGSLSMPFETVLDKFGEADFWIMSYNGEMNKQLLLSEYQGYAMLKPFKKGEIYACPADKVPYFEEVSWRPDWLLNDLIQLFHPDLNKNNLRYYKKLSD, from the coding sequence ATGCAAAAGTTACTGGTAGTATATACCTTATTATTATGTTTGTTTTGTGGATGCACAAACAATGCTGTGAAAAATGAGAAATCAGATGCTTCTGACAGTACTTTGTCGTTCAAATATGCGCAAAATATCAAGATGGAGCGTGTGGATGATGGTATAAAGGTAAGTTTGGACAATCCTTGGAAGAAAGGAGAAGTGCTGCATACCTACTATTTGGTGGACGATGTGAGCAAAGCACCGAGTGATGGCACTGCAATTAAAATTCCTTTGCAGCGTGGAGTCTTCTTCACTACTGCCCACGCAAACCTGATGGAGATGCTGAAAAATCCGAAAGTAATAGCCGGTATAGCTGATGCCAAGTATATGCTGATACCAGATGTTCAGGCAAGAATCAAATCGAAAGAAATTGTGGATTGTGGCGATGGAATGAAACCCGACATAGAGAAGATTATTGATATGAAGCCCGATGTTTTGTTGCTTTCGCCATTTGAAAATAGTGGTGGCTACGGCAAACTTGACGGATTGAATATTCCAATCATTGAATGTGCTGACTATATGGAAACGTCTGCTTTGGGACGTGCCGAATGGATGAAATTCTATGGAATGCTGTTCGGTTGTGAGGATGAAGCAAACGCATTGTTTGCTGAGGTGGAAAAGAATTATATGGCAGCAAAGAATGCTGCAAGCAATGCAAAGGAAACGCGTTCAGTCCTTCCTGACCGTATGGTTGGATCGGTTTGGTACTTGCCCGGTGGCGAAAGCAGTGTGGGATTGCTTTACAAAGATGTAGGTGGAAACTATGCTTTCTCCAACGACAAGAGTAGCGGCAGCCTGTCTATGCCGTTTGAAACAGTCTTAGACAAGTTTGGAGAAGCGGACTTTTGGATAATGAGTTACAATGGAGAGATGAACAAACAACTGCTGCTTTCGGAATATCAGGGCTATGCAATGTTGAAACCATTCAAGAAAGGCGAAATATATGCTTGTCCTGCGGACAAAGTTCCATATTTTGAAGAAGTGAGTTGGCGACCTGATTGGCTGTTAAACGACCTTATTCAACTCTTCCATCCTGACTTGAACAAGAACAATTTGAGATATTACAAAAAGCTATCCGACTAA
- a CDS encoding DASS family sodium-coupled anion symporter produces MSEKNSNALTNHIEMKKIWELLAIIVITAIVWNLPNSSFGIDGLTVVQQRIIAIFVFATLSWLTECIPAWAISLAIMTIMCTTVSENSFGFFKGEGIGDLLKAKEIMASFADPIIMLFLAGFILAIAASKSGLDTLLARSMIRPFGKKSENVLLGFLMITGIFSMFISNTATAALMLTFLTPVFAALPANGKGRIALTMSIPIAANLGGMGTPIGTPPNMIALKYLNDPAGLDMHIGFGQWMIFMVPLVIILLLISWRVILYFFPFSKKNIDLEINGEIHKGWRMWVVIATFIITILLWVIPKEITGIDTNTVSMIPMGLFAITGVITAKDLQQIDWAVIWMVAGGFALGLGMNGSGLADAAIESIPFGEWSPILVLVISGLVCYFLSNFISNTATAALLVPILAVVCRAMDLNSIGGTSTVLIGIAIAASTAMCLPISTPPNAIAYSTGLVEQKDMLKTGLTCGLISIALGYVLLFIIGELHLFG; encoded by the coding sequence ATGTCTGAAAAGAATTCTAATGCTCTTACAAACCACATTGAAATGAAAAAGATTTGGGAACTTTTGGCTATTATCGTGATTACAGCCATTGTGTGGAATCTGCCCAATAGTTCATTCGGCATCGATGGCTTAACAGTAGTTCAACAGCGTATCATCGCTATTTTCGTCTTTGCCACGCTTTCCTGGCTTACGGAATGTATTCCCGCTTGGGCCATTTCGTTGGCTATTATGACGATAATGTGTACAACGGTGTCTGAAAACTCCTTTGGATTCTTCAAAGGCGAAGGTATAGGAGATTTATTGAAAGCAAAGGAAATAATGGCATCATTTGCCGATCCCATTATAATGCTCTTCCTTGCAGGTTTCATTCTTGCTATTGCTGCATCCAAATCGGGGCTTGACACGCTGCTTGCAAGGAGTATGATTCGTCCATTCGGAAAGAAGAGCGAGAACGTACTGCTCGGTTTTCTGATGATTACCGGTATTTTCTCGATGTTCATTTCCAACACAGCCACTGCGGCTCTGATGTTAACGTTCCTCACTCCGGTGTTTGCTGCTCTTCCTGCAAACGGTAAAGGCCGTATAGCACTGACAATGTCTATTCCTATCGCTGCCAATCTTGGAGGTATGGGTACGCCTATCGGAACGCCTCCGAATATGATTGCATTGAAATATCTCAACGATCCGGCAGGGCTTGATATGCACATTGGCTTTGGCCAATGGATGATTTTTATGGTGCCTCTCGTTATCATCCTGTTGCTTATTTCGTGGAGGGTAATTCTCTATTTCTTCCCATTCAGCAAAAAAAACATCGATCTTGAAATCAATGGCGAAATACATAAAGGTTGGCGTATGTGGGTTGTTATTGCTACATTCATTATTACCATCCTTCTATGGGTCATTCCGAAGGAAATAACTGGTATCGATACTAATACGGTTTCAATGATTCCAATGGGACTGTTCGCAATTACAGGTGTCATTACAGCGAAAGACCTTCAACAGATTGACTGGGCTGTCATCTGGATGGTAGCCGGAGGCTTTGCATTGGGGCTGGGAATGAACGGTTCAGGTCTTGCTGATGCAGCTATTGAGAGTATCCCATTCGGCGAATGGAGTCCTATTTTGGTACTTGTCATCTCTGGGCTTGTATGTTATTTCCTCTCAAATTTCATATCAAACACAGCTACTGCGGCTCTCCTTGTACCAATTCTTGCCGTTGTTTGCCGTGCTATGGATTTAAACTCAATCGGTGGAACAAGTACAGTACTCATTGGTATTGCAATCGCCGCTTCCACCGCAATGTGCTTACCTATTTCAACTCCTCCAAATGCCATCGCTTACTCAACAGGTTTGGTAGAACAAAAGGATATGTTGAAGACCGGTCTCACTTGTGGTCTTATTTCAATCGCTTTAGGATATGTACTCCTCTTCATCATTGGAGAATTGCACCTGTTCGGTTAA
- the ribH gene encoding 6,7-dimethyl-8-ribityllumazine synthase, whose translation MATSLHNLSDYDFTSVPDASNMCFGIVVSEWNPEITGALLDGAVKTLEKHGAIPENIHVKTVPGSFELVYGAHQMTLNGGYDAIIVLGSVIRGETPHFDYICEGVTYGISRLNATCEIPVIYGLLTTNDLQQAKDRCGGKLGNKGDECAIVAIKMAKF comes from the coding sequence ATGGCAACATCATTACATAATTTATCAGACTACGACTTTACGAGTGTTCCCGATGCGAGCAATATGTGCTTTGGCATTGTTGTTTCGGAATGGAATCCTGAAATAACAGGGGCATTGCTTGATGGTGCAGTAAAAACACTGGAAAAGCACGGTGCTATTCCGGAAAACATTCACGTGAAAACTGTTCCGGGCAGTTTTGAACTGGTTTATGGTGCTCACCAGATGACACTCAACGGTGGTTACGATGCAATCATTGTGCTTGGAAGCGTAATCCGTGGAGAAACCCCTCACTTCGATTACATCTGCGAGGGCGTAACTTATGGTATTTCAAGGCTCAACGCCACTTGTGAAATCCCTGTAATCTATGGTCTTCTCACTACAAACGACTTGCAGCAGGCAAAGGATCGCTGTGGAGGGAAGCTCGGCAACAAGGGAGACGAATGTGCTATCGTAGCCATAAAGATGGCTAAATTTTAG
- a CDS encoding tetratricopeptide repeat protein, which yields MANKKVEGTYEENLNSSEAFFQKYGKQALIALVAIIVVVGGFFLYKEFVSKPNELAAQTASHKGQELLAQQKYEDALKEFQKIQNDYSGTQAGNLANLYVGICYAKQAKPDYAKALENIEKYDTEDDMIISPASQMALGDVYADNNQLDKAVESFKKAAKMADDEAYNNTNLSVAPLALRKAGIILESQNKKAEALEIYKDIKKKYLNAPISQDIDKYIERASN from the coding sequence ATGGCAAACAAAAAAGTAGAGGGTACATACGAAGAAAACCTCAATAGTTCTGAAGCCTTTTTCCAAAAGTACGGAAAGCAGGCACTCATCGCTCTCGTAGCTATCATCGTTGTTGTTGGTGGCTTCTTCCTTTATAAGGAATTTGTTTCAAAACCAAATGAGCTGGCAGCTCAGACTGCTTCACACAAAGGTCAGGAACTTCTTGCACAGCAGAAATATGAAGATGCCTTGAAGGAGTTTCAGAAGATTCAGAACGATTACAGTGGAACACAAGCCGGCAATCTTGCCAATCTTTATGTAGGCATCTGCTATGCAAAGCAAGCTAAGCCTGATTATGCTAAGGCTTTGGAGAATATCGAAAAGTACGATACCGAAGACGATATGATAATCAGTCCGGCTTCGCAGATGGCACTCGGCGACGTCTATGCCGACAACAACCAGTTGGACAAGGCTGTTGAATCTTTCAAGAAAGCTGCAAAGATGGCTGATGATGAAGCATACAACAATACCAATCTCAGCGTTGCTCCTTTGGCTTTGAGAAAGGCAGGTATTATACTTGAAAGCCAGAATAAGAAGGCTGAGGCATTGGAAATCTACAAGGACATCAAGAAGAAGTATCTCAATGCTCCTATTTCACAGGACATTGACAAATACATTGAAAGAGCGAGCAACTAA
- the glmM gene encoding phosphoglucosamine mutase, translated as MTLIKSISGIRGTIGGQTGDTLNPLDIVKFTSAYATYIAGQHPGKKLKIVVGRDARISGEMVKNVVCGTLMGIGADVVNIGLATTPTTELAVRMAGADGGIIITASHNPRQWNALKLLNHEGEFLTAADGAAVLDIAEREDFNYADVDGLGSYTEDNSFDQKHIDAVKALELADLEAIKNRKFKVCVDAVNSVGGVILPKLLDQLGVEYKILYGEPTGDFAHNPEPIEKNLSGIMDEMKSGDYDLGIVVDPDVDRLAFIQEDGVMFGEEYTLVSVADYILDHVKGNTVSNLSSTRALRDVTEKHGGKYFASAVGEVNVTTKMKEVGAVIGGEGNGGVIYPESHYGRDSLVGIVLFLSSLAQKGLKASELRRTYPEYFIAKNRIDLTPETDVDAILVKVKELYGREADVQVTDIDGVKLDFPKAWVHLRKSNTEPIIRVYSEAGSMGEADALGKKLMQVVYDMQ; from the coding sequence ATGACTCTTATTAAGTCTATTTCTGGTATCCGCGGAACAATAGGCGGCCAGACAGGGGATACATTGAATCCACTCGACATCGTTAAATTTACCTCTGCTTACGCTACCTACATTGCTGGCCAACATCCCGGTAAGAAGTTGAAAATCGTTGTTGGCCGCGACGCTCGTATCTCGGGCGAGATGGTTAAGAACGTAGTTTGCGGCACTTTGATGGGAATTGGTGCTGACGTTGTAAACATTGGTCTTGCCACCACTCCCACAACGGAACTTGCTGTTCGTATGGCAGGCGCCGATGGCGGTATTATCATCACGGCTTCGCACAATCCGCGTCAGTGGAATGCATTGAAGCTGCTCAATCACGAAGGCGAATTTCTCACTGCTGCCGACGGTGCTGCCGTTCTCGATATTGCTGAACGTGAAGACTTCAATTATGCAGATGTTGATGGTCTTGGTTCATATACGGAAGATAATAGTTTCGACCAGAAGCATATAGACGCGGTCAAGGCATTGGAACTGGCTGATTTAGAAGCAATAAAGAATAGAAAATTCAAAGTTTGCGTTGATGCTGTAAACTCTGTCGGAGGTGTTATCCTTCCAAAACTTCTCGATCAGTTAGGAGTGGAATACAAAATTCTCTATGGCGAACCGACAGGCGACTTTGCACATAATCCAGAACCGATTGAGAAGAATCTCAGTGGCATTATGGATGAGATGAAAAGTGGAGATTACGACCTTGGTATTGTAGTGGATCCTGACGTAGACCGTCTGGCATTCATTCAGGAAGACGGCGTAATGTTTGGCGAGGAATACACGCTTGTGAGCGTTGCCGACTATATTCTCGACCACGTCAAGGGAAACACCGTGAGCAATCTGTCTTCTACCCGTGCGCTCCGTGATGTAACAGAAAAGCACGGTGGCAAGTATTTTGCTTCTGCCGTGGGCGAGGTCAATGTAACAACAAAGATGAAAGAAGTCGGTGCTGTTATCGGTGGCGAAGGCAATGGTGGAGTAATCTATCCGGAAAGCCATTACGGTCGCGATTCATTAGTAGGTATCGTTCTCTTCCTCAGCTCATTGGCACAAAAGGGATTGAAAGCAAGTGAACTTCGCAGAACTTATCCTGAATACTTTATTGCAAAAAATCGCATAGACTTGACTCCTGAAACAGATGTTGATGCAATCCTCGTCAAGGTAAAAGAACTCTACGGTCGGGAAGCCGATGTTCAGGTAACGGACATTGATGGTGTGAAACTTGACTTCCCAAAGGCTTGGGTTCATCTTCGCAAGTCAAACACCGAACCAATCATCCGTGTGTATAGTGAAGCCGGTTCAATGGGAGAGGCCGATGCTTTGGGCAAGAAACTGATGCAGGTTGTTTACGATATGCAATAA
- a CDS encoding DUF4827 domain-containing protein, translating to MKKINFLLVVLVGIFAFASCSDNDSYADQIERERNAMNDFIVKKGIKVISEQQFQAQDSTTDVSKNEYVKFDNAGVYMQIVHKGVGEKIKKGESTTVLCRFSEYNIFTDTLQLTNNSLYWSSVVDKMSVTNTSGTFTASFDPSSSVMYRAYQSASVPKGWLVALPYVNIGRIQNATDSLAHVKLIVPSTHGQKLASQNVYPCFYDITFGRGV from the coding sequence ATGAAGAAAATAAACTTTCTCTTAGTGGTGCTTGTAGGAATTTTTGCTTTTGCTTCTTGCAGCGACAATGACAGTTATGCCGATCAGATAGAACGCGAGCGTAATGCGATGAATGACTTTATCGTAAAGAAAGGTATCAAAGTTATTTCAGAGCAACAGTTTCAGGCTCAGGATTCAACAACTGATGTATCAAAGAACGAATACGTGAAGTTTGACAATGCTGGCGTGTATATGCAGATTGTGCATAAGGGAGTGGGAGAGAAAATAAAGAAAGGTGAATCCACGACTGTGCTTTGCAGATTCTCAGAATACAATATCTTTACTGATACATTGCAATTGACCAACAACTCTCTCTATTGGAGCAGCGTTGTCGATAAGATGTCGGTTACCAACACAAGTGGTACGTTCACAGCATCTTTCGACCCCAGTTCGAGTGTAATGTATCGTGCTTATCAGAGTGCATCGGTACCTAAGGGATGGCTGGTTGCGTTGCCTTACGTTAATATTGGTCGAATTCAGAATGCAACCGACTCACTGGCTCACGTGAAACTCATAGTCCCTTCAACACACGGACAGAAACTTGCCAGCCAAAATGTATATCCTTGTTTCTACGATATTACATTTGGAAGAGGAGTTTAG
- a CDS encoding glycosyltransferase family 2 protein, with product MKKLSVIIPVYNVEDTLLRCLNSIALSDDYEIILIDDGSTDSSGALCDSWANETSTKGYDVKVLHNKNGGLSYARNKGIDVADGMFITFIDSDDYIDSNVYSEVLQMFTPDVDIIEFGVKQEDTESTKKLAFHDIIYRSFADYWIAGEGYKHSYACNKIYRKTLFDDIRFAERKVFEDIIILPSLVDKAQSIRTCEVGFYHYVSNPNGISHNVNADGWKTMLDAHLSAHERIADELHRFSKKSLSHYYQSLLNVQLSENLATGDIPKPLNYQISSIYSTYKLKAIAYKILGIKGLCAAYRLFVKLRNLF from the coding sequence ATGAAAAAACTGTCTGTAATAATACCTGTTTACAATGTTGAAGACACCTTGCTTAGATGTCTGAACAGCATTGCGTTGTCAGATGATTATGAAATCATTCTGATAGATGATGGATCTACTGATTCAAGTGGAGCTTTATGCGATAGTTGGGCTAATGAGACCAGTACTAAAGGCTATGATGTAAAAGTATTGCACAATAAGAATGGAGGATTAAGCTATGCCCGCAACAAGGGAATAGACGTTGCAGACGGAATGTTCATTACCTTTATCGATTCCGATGATTACATCGATTCAAACGTTTATTCTGAAGTGCTTCAAATGTTTACACCTGATGTAGATATAATAGAGTTTGGCGTAAAGCAGGAAGATACCGAATCAACGAAGAAATTGGCTTTCCACGATATCATTTATAGATCTTTTGCCGATTACTGGATTGCAGGCGAGGGCTATAAGCATTCTTATGCGTGCAACAAGATTTATCGGAAAACTCTCTTTGATGATATAAGATTTGCAGAGCGAAAGGTTTTTGAGGATATTATCATTCTTCCTTCTTTGGTTGATAAGGCGCAATCCATTAGAACTTGTGAAGTTGGTTTCTATCATTACGTGTCCAATCCTAACGGAATTTCGCATAATGTTAATGCTGACGGTTGGAAAACGATGTTGGACGCTCATCTTTCTGCACACGAACGTATAGCAGATGAATTGCATCGCTTCTCCAAAAAATCCCTATCACATTACTATCAATCCCTTTTAAATGTACAGTTGTCTGAAAATTTAGCTACCGGAGATATTCCCAAACCACTCAATTATCAGATTTCCTCTATCTATTCTACATATAAACTCAAAGCAATAGCCTATAAGATACTTGGAATAAAAGGTCTTTGTGCTGCATATAGACTTTTCGTGAAATTGCGGAATCTCTTTTAA